A region from the Salidesulfovibrio onnuriiensis genome encodes:
- a CDS encoding GGDEF domain-containing protein yields the protein MNEKKPADNKNRAVLLYAASLFVVGLVLFLDFGLLYNQSVTGGFSPDKLTKFAYLLMVGGLLTLGAQALLVFKGIIANMDKDREKARELGDKVAQLTVIDDLTKAFNRFKFDSVMARELENIRRYKSVLSGIMFDIDGFREINERHGYNAGDKLLYQLARYVNKRIRKTDYLFRWRGGKFIILAPHIDCAVAREVAEKLRQMVENTPFGDGISFTISLSVTQGSSRDTMEIFLQRLQNGLTSAKNKGRNCVMDVPPPKL from the coding sequence ATGAACGAAAAAAAGCCCGCCGACAACAAGAACAGGGCTGTCCTGCTTTACGCCGCCAGCCTTTTCGTGGTCGGGCTCGTGCTCTTCCTGGATTTCGGGCTGCTCTACAACCAGTCGGTCACCGGCGGGTTCTCCCCGGACAAGCTCACCAAGTTCGCCTACCTGCTCATGGTGGGCGGCCTGCTCACCCTCGGGGCCCAGGCCCTGCTCGTCTTCAAGGGCATCATCGCCAACATGGACAAGGACCGGGAAAAAGCCAGGGAACTGGGCGACAAGGTGGCCCAGCTCACGGTCATCGACGACCTGACCAAGGCCTTCAACCGATTCAAGTTCGATTCGGTCATGGCCCGGGAGCTGGAAAACATCCGGCGCTACAAGAGCGTGCTTTCCGGCATCATGTTCGACATCGACGGCTTCCGGGAAATCAACGAACGTCACGGATACAACGCCGGGGACAAACTGCTCTACCAGCTGGCCCGGTACGTGAACAAACGCATCCGCAAGACCGACTACCTGTTCCGCTGGCGCGGCGGCAAGTTCATCATCCTCGCCCCCCACATCGACTGCGCCGTGGCCCGCGAGGTGGCGGAGAAGCTGCGCCAGATGGTCGAGAACACCCCGTTCGGCGACGGCATCAGCTTCACAATCAGCCTCAGCGTGACCCAGGGCTCCAGCCGCGACACCATGGAGATATTCCTCCAGCGCCTGCAGAACGGGCTCACCAGCGCCAAGAACAAGGGCAGGAACTGCGTCATGGATGTCCCGCCGCCCAAGCTCTAG
- a CDS encoding 3D domain-containing protein — MKHKINYVIITTLCVLVAALGVIIGYKDRAIDTLRHELALANHTAEARKVMVEEARLLQKAVNANSQVLKVTVTAYNPVAEQCDSDPLIAASMRKVREGTVAVSRDLFDQGWVFGKKVRIEGLGIFEINDLMNKRFTKRVDVFMWDEGRARRFGKRTIKAALLDL, encoded by the coding sequence ATGAAGCATAAAATCAATTACGTAATTATCACAACACTTTGCGTTCTCGTCGCAGCTTTGGGCGTCATTATCGGTTACAAGGACCGGGCCATCGACACCCTGCGCCACGAGCTGGCGTTGGCCAATCATACGGCCGAGGCGCGCAAGGTGATGGTGGAGGAAGCCCGGTTGCTGCAAAAGGCGGTCAACGCCAACAGCCAGGTTCTGAAGGTAACCGTCACGGCCTACAATCCCGTGGCCGAGCAATGCGATTCGGACCCGCTCATCGCGGCCAGCATGCGCAAGGTCCGGGAAGGGACCGTGGCCGTCTCCCGCGACCTGTTCGACCAGGGATGGGTCTTCGGCAAGAAGGTCAGGATCGAAGGATTGGGCATCTTCGAAATCAACGACCTCATGAACAAGCGCTTCACCAAGCGGGTGGACGTATTCATGTGGGACGAAGGCCGGGCCAGAAGGTTCGGCAAGCGGACCATCAAGGCTGCCCTGCTCGACCTCTGA
- a CDS encoding glycosyltransferase family 4 protein: MKVLHCITGLNTGGAETMLCKLVSRLPERGVECRVVSLLPPGPLAGELAAMGVRVDSLGMSRGVPSLGALWKLSGIIRSWRPDVVQTWLYHADLLGLLAARLAGHSAVAWNIRCSYMDLSRYGWTTSLVLKLCSWLSPLPTVVLANSDEARRFHERLGYRARRFEVIPNGFDTDRFSPDAEARERLRRELGLAPDALLVGLVARFDPMKDHAGFLRAAAELRSLHPGVRFVLCGDGISWENRELAEFVRKEALEDSVFLLGRRSDIPSLTAALDVAVCCSIGESFPNVVGEALACGVPCVVTDVGDSARIVGPAGVVVEPGNPSGLCRGIFRLLELGNDERQAMGALGRERVVSLFSLEKVAGLYYDLYKDMVGKAG; this comes from the coding sequence ATGAAGGTATTGCACTGCATCACGGGGTTGAACACCGGAGGCGCAGAAACCATGCTCTGCAAGCTGGTTTCCCGGCTGCCCGAACGCGGCGTGGAATGCCGCGTTGTCAGTCTGCTGCCGCCGGGTCCCCTGGCTGGGGAGCTGGCCGCCATGGGTGTGCGGGTGGATTCCCTGGGCATGAGCCGGGGCGTGCCTTCCCTGGGCGCGCTGTGGAAGCTTTCCGGCATCATCCGCAGTTGGCGGCCGGATGTTGTCCAGACATGGCTGTACCATGCGGACCTGCTGGGGCTGCTGGCCGCCCGGCTGGCCGGACATTCGGCGGTGGCCTGGAATATCCGATGCTCCTACATGGATCTTTCCCGCTACGGGTGGACCACCTCCCTGGTGCTCAAACTCTGTTCCTGGCTCTCCCCCCTGCCAACCGTGGTGCTGGCCAATTCCGATGAAGCGCGGCGTTTTCATGAACGGTTGGGCTACCGGGCCAGGCGATTCGAGGTCATTCCCAACGGGTTCGACACGGACCGGTTTTCCCCGGACGCGGAGGCCCGCGAGCGCCTGCGGCGGGAATTGGGTCTTGCGCCCGATGCCCTGCTGGTGGGCCTGGTGGCCCGGTTCGATCCCATGAAGGACCATGCCGGATTCCTGCGGGCGGCCGCGGAGCTCCGGAGTTTGCATCCCGGAGTCCGTTTCGTGCTCTGCGGTGACGGCATTTCCTGGGAGAACCGAGAGCTGGCGGAATTCGTCCGGAAAGAGGCCCTGGAGGACTCCGTGTTCCTGCTCGGCAGGCGGAGCGACATTCCCTCCCTGACCGCCGCCCTGGACGTGGCCGTGTGCTGTTCCATCGGGGAGAGCTTCCCCAATGTGGTGGGCGAGGCCCTGGCCTGCGGCGTACCCTGCGTGGTCACGGATGTGGGCGATTCCGCCCGGATCGTGGGCCCTGCTGGCGTGGTGGTCGAGCCGGGGAATCCGTCCGGGTTGTGCCGCGGGATATTCCGGCTGCTGGAGCTCGGGAATGATGAACGGCAGGCCATGGGGGCCTTGGGCCGGGAACGGGTTGTTTCCCTGTTTTCGCTGGAGAAGGTTGCCGGGCTGTACTATGATCTGTATAAAGATATGGTGGGGAAGGCCGGGTAG
- a CDS encoding Hpt domain-containing protein, with the protein MGVIFNSSAFMDSLGGDAELAAELLVAYIEDSLLRSEKLGEALQTNDSGVAAKAAHSLKGMSGVVRAQALVEMALDMEATAKDGDLVRVRAVYEKFTGTLDAALEEMRLFLNEL; encoded by the coding sequence ATGGGAGTGATTTTCAATTCAAGCGCGTTCATGGACAGCCTTGGCGGTGACGCCGAATTGGCTGCGGAACTGCTGGTGGCGTATATCGAGGACAGCCTCCTGCGTTCGGAAAAGCTGGGCGAGGCCTTGCAGACCAATGACAGCGGCGTTGCGGCCAAGGCGGCCCACTCCCTCAAGGGAATGTCCGGGGTGGTCCGGGCGCAGGCCCTGGTGGAGATGGCCCTGGACATGGAGGCCACCGCCAAGGACGGCGATCTGGTGCGGGTGCGGGCCGTATATGAGAAATTTACCGGGACCCTGGATGCCGCCCTCGAGGAAATGCGATTGTTTTTGAACGAACTGTAG
- a CDS encoding OmpH family outer membrane protein: MKRIAISLILILGCLTALAACNAQGPAIGVLDEAAAFRDNNAAKAAMDFLQERSAPLQAEAEAAYKAMQAEENEDTTNAYREAMTKLKTVMGAEQQRVVSMLSEEFNKVIDEYRTAKGLSLVVNKQSVLSMDESVDITKDVIEAMNKLNLDFAVSVEVSETPEPAAAAPAPEKAEPEKAAETKPEAEKPADDKQ; this comes from the coding sequence ATGAAACGCATTGCCATCTCTCTTATTCTTATTCTGGGCTGTTTGACCGCCCTCGCGGCCTGCAACGCGCAGGGGCCCGCCATCGGCGTTCTGGATGAAGCCGCAGCCTTCCGCGACAACAACGCAGCGAAAGCCGCCATGGACTTCCTCCAGGAAAGGAGCGCTCCGCTGCAGGCTGAGGCGGAAGCCGCCTACAAGGCCATGCAGGCCGAGGAAAACGAGGACACCACCAACGCCTACCGCGAAGCCATGACCAAGCTCAAGACCGTCATGGGTGCGGAACAGCAGCGCGTGGTGAGCATGCTCAGCGAAGAGTTCAACAAGGTCATCGACGAATACCGCACCGCCAAGGGCCTGTCCCTGGTGGTCAACAAGCAGTCCGTCCTGTCCATGGATGAGTCCGTGGACATCACCAAGGACGTGATTGAAGCCATGAACAAGCTCAATCTGGACTTTGCTGTTTCGGTGGAAGTATCGGAAACGCCGGAGCCCGCCGCGGCAGCGCCCGCACCGGAAAAGGCCGAGCCCGAAAAAGCAGCTGAAACCAAGCCCGAGGCGGAAAAGCCTGCGGACGACAAACAGTAG
- a CDS encoding flagellar hook protein FlgE: MGFSSMYTGVTGLKSYSTGMQVIGNNLANVNTTGYKRSEIRYADLMSVHAGTPGIKDDAGVLSVSQKGKGVSVAAILPNFEQASFETTTTVTDLAIGGRGFFGVRDSANSVMRYTRNGVFRFNNEAYLVDPHGLRLQGYAVDRDTGSVAASATDILLPYEDVTNPDGSVSRAVVSPPRATTAVDMVANLDPLQGDRFTNASHPFFAMFDAWQGGSSGAGTFVSGNSSSLDVFDADGTKHTVTIHYDLVTPSTLSNASGGASYWEYIVTIDPAEDGRSGFAGTSAAGLLAAGTMMFDTVGSISGLSMYTLGTGGASKVLSNWSLTTFGSGGVPQLDVTFAGSGASATGQTISFDFGISSPSSTWTVTGSNAGANAIGSNAGAVPNLSGWERAGMHMTSYSTQGNATIFSSQDGYAEGYLQALSVDRDGFLTGRFTNGEEERLYQINLYLFTNEFGLRREGNNVFSATNDSGAAIIGTARSEGRGEISQSSLEMSNVDMAKEFADMILTQRAFQANTKVITTSDSLMNTALQIKR, translated from the coding sequence ATGGGTTTCAGTTCCATGTATACCGGCGTGACCGGGTTGAAGTCGTATAGTACCGGAATGCAGGTCATCGGCAACAACCTGGCCAACGTCAACACCACCGGGTACAAGCGCAGCGAGATTCGCTACGCCGACCTCATGAGCGTGCACGCGGGTACGCCCGGCATTAAGGACGATGCAGGGGTGCTTTCGGTTTCCCAGAAGGGCAAGGGCGTCTCGGTTGCCGCCATCCTGCCCAATTTCGAACAGGCCTCCTTTGAAACCACCACCACGGTGACCGACCTGGCCATCGGGGGCAGGGGCTTTTTCGGCGTGCGCGATTCGGCAAACAGCGTCATGCGCTACACCCGCAACGGCGTTTTCCGGTTCAATAACGAGGCCTACCTCGTGGATCCGCACGGGCTCCGGCTGCAGGGCTATGCCGTGGACCGGGATACGGGCTCGGTGGCAGCCTCGGCCACAGATATTTTATTGCCCTACGAGGATGTGACCAATCCGGACGGCAGCGTCTCCCGAGCCGTTGTCTCTCCTCCTCGGGCCACCACGGCAGTGGACATGGTCGCCAACCTGGACCCCCTGCAGGGGGACCGGTTCACGAATGCGTCGCATCCCTTCTTTGCCATGTTCGACGCCTGGCAGGGTGGCTCCTCGGGCGCGGGGACGTTTGTCTCGGGCAATTCCTCGTCCCTCGATGTCTTTGATGCGGACGGCACCAAGCATACCGTGACCATTCATTACGATCTGGTCACGCCGTCCACCCTGTCCAATGCCAGCGGCGGCGCTTCCTACTGGGAGTATATCGTCACCATAGATCCCGCCGAAGACGGGCGCTCCGGCTTTGCCGGAACATCCGCTGCCGGGCTTCTGGCGGCGGGAACCATGATGTTCGACACCGTGGGCAGTATTTCCGGACTGTCCATGTACACCCTCGGAACGGGCGGCGCCTCCAAGGTGCTGAGCAACTGGTCGCTGACCACCTTCGGTTCGGGCGGCGTGCCACAACTGGATGTGACCTTTGCCGGGTCTGGGGCTTCTGCCACCGGCCAGACCATTTCCTTTGATTTTGGCATTTCCTCGCCCTCGTCGACCTGGACCGTGACGGGGTCCAACGCCGGTGCCAACGCCATCGGTTCCAATGCGGGGGCCGTGCCCAATCTTTCGGGTTGGGAACGGGCGGGCATGCACATGACCAGCTATTCCACCCAGGGCAATGCCACCATTTTCTCGAGCCAGGACGGCTATGCCGAGGGTTATCTTCAGGCTCTGAGCGTGGATCGGGACGGGTTCCTGACCGGCCGGTTTACCAACGGCGAAGAGGAACGGCTTTACCAGATCAACCTGTATCTGTTCACCAACGAGTTCGGCCTGCGGCGGGAGGGAAACAACGTGTTCTCCGCCACCAATGATTCCGGGGCGGCCATCATCGGCACGGCCCGCAGTGAGGGACGCGGGGAGATTTCCCAGAGCAGCCTGGAGATGTCCAATGTGGACATGGCCAAGGAGTTTGCGGACATGATCCTGACCCAGCGGGCTTTCCAGGCCAACACCAAGGTCATCACCACCTCGGACAGCCTGATGAACACTGCCCTGCAGATCAAGCGCTAG
- a CDS encoding tetratricopeptide repeat protein, which yields MAEIAGIRKTIQELRDKSPMAAEVLCMGAFLADAPLPTEFALHIEGGMHSPALLNPAAAVFAMAATLDPLLSGGLALSDGELQTFSIPPEVRQAVLELLSAEERLEWAARACYVLNLSLPDAEPGNWYAAEPLMPHVEACFGLVEQGVRSVAANRVLHQAGFFLFQQERFDQAVRYLEAALAVDVDVKGEKHPDIAADHEGLGMVRLAAGDLDGAEREYLACIKLREEIYTQDNPMLAPALDGLAYTLLASGRTAEAVRQWGRAASIMERVSGGEHPFVAACRENIRQYS from the coding sequence ATGGCCGAAATCGCGGGCATCAGAAAAACGATCCAGGAATTGCGGGACAAGTCGCCCATGGCCGCCGAGGTCCTGTGCATGGGGGCCTTTCTTGCGGATGCCCCGCTGCCCACGGAGTTCGCGCTTCATATCGAGGGAGGCATGCACAGTCCGGCCCTGCTCAATCCCGCAGCGGCCGTCTTTGCCATGGCCGCCACCCTTGATCCCCTGTTGTCCGGCGGCCTGGCCCTGAGCGATGGCGAGTTGCAGACCTTCAGCATCCCCCCCGAGGTGCGGCAGGCGGTTCTGGAACTGCTTTCCGCCGAAGAGCGGCTCGAATGGGCCGCGCGTGCCTGCTATGTCCTCAACCTGAGCCTGCCCGACGCCGAGCCCGGCAACTGGTATGCGGCCGAACCGCTCATGCCCCATGTGGAGGCCTGTTTCGGTCTGGTGGAGCAGGGCGTGCGGTCCGTGGCGGCCAACAGGGTGTTGCATCAGGCCGGTTTTTTCCTGTTCCAGCAGGAACGGTTCGACCAGGCCGTGCGTTACCTGGAAGCCGCGCTTGCAGTGGATGTGGACGTCAAGGGAGAGAAACACCCGGACATCGCCGCCGACCACGAAGGCCTGGGCATGGTCCGGCTGGCCGCCGGCGACCTGGACGGTGCCGAGCGGGAATACCTGGCCTGCATCAAACTCCGGGAGGAGATCTACACGCAGGACAACCCCATGCTTGCACCGGCCCTGGATGGTTTGGCCTATACCCTGCTTGCCTCCGGGCGGACGGCCGAGGCCGTGCGGCAGTGGGGACGGGCCGCGTCCATCATGGAACGGGTTTCGGGCGGGGAGCACCCCTTTGTGGCCGCATGCCGGGAAAACATCCGGCAGTATTCCTAA
- a CDS encoding glycosyltransferase, with protein sequence MTKPHRKVYIPTDIDILQRIAMRLNSICLIDCRPDIVEHFRALVPRVLAFKPGLEEYIFDLPAALEESGISPDAIVQQENLTRRVLVAGLGNYDCPKLFWGLDPHLNAHWQAYYARLFDLTCSTQKRSIPDLRLRGAADVRWLPWFAPAGGEWVPWSKREHKIAFVGRITPQRPAREWMVDLLKTQFKEAQPAIRDGLAFNEMLDLYRHSMLAPNETIFNETNLRLFEAAACGCLVFNPDTGEEMEGLFEPGKEVEVFDTIADLRELLTQHLADTRRAQAMGRAAFERTQTEHRMEHRVKRMHDYLRDAGSHAASGDEENKWFWLSAFALLEAGLCGIPATTVLREITALKQDADVTTALLRAQTGSGSRETLGNMQVILAGKLHEHSLDINVAGSMLALRNAQEQAFWDCAKTFWYRHLQTTGTTAPQPPQDAQHLYLLWARELRKQGRILKSGFAFDPKRHLPSTAVECLMAVLHQEPQHLEALQLLEAMTRDIRGLEQSRVGYLSILTLFKRNDWRMGLELALANLRAFRLQPGLEELAVARSLAREQGQQAHFERSLKARDPWGRLRRLLGED encoded by the coding sequence ATGACAAAACCGCACCGGAAGGTGTATATCCCGACAGACATTGACATTCTTCAAAGGATCGCCATGCGGCTCAATTCCATATGCCTCATCGACTGCCGTCCGGACATCGTGGAGCACTTCCGGGCCCTGGTCCCCCGGGTACTGGCCTTCAAGCCGGGCCTGGAGGAATACATCTTCGACCTGCCCGCCGCACTGGAGGAGTCCGGGATTTCCCCGGACGCCATCGTGCAGCAGGAAAACCTGACCCGGCGCGTCCTGGTCGCGGGGCTCGGCAACTACGACTGCCCCAAACTCTTCTGGGGGCTGGACCCGCATCTCAATGCTCACTGGCAGGCCTATTACGCCCGCCTCTTCGACCTGACCTGCTCCACACAAAAAAGAAGCATACCGGATCTCCGGCTCCGGGGAGCGGCCGACGTGCGCTGGCTGCCCTGGTTCGCCCCGGCGGGCGGGGAGTGGGTGCCCTGGAGCAAACGGGAGCACAAGATCGCCTTTGTGGGACGCATCACCCCCCAGCGTCCGGCCCGGGAATGGATGGTGGACCTCCTGAAAACCCAGTTCAAGGAAGCGCAGCCAGCCATCAGGGACGGCCTTGCCTTCAACGAAATGCTCGACCTCTACCGCCACTCCATGCTGGCCCCCAACGAAACCATCTTCAACGAAACCAACCTGCGGCTTTTCGAGGCAGCCGCCTGCGGATGCCTGGTATTCAACCCGGACACGGGCGAGGAAATGGAGGGGTTGTTCGAGCCGGGCAAGGAGGTGGAGGTGTTCGACACCATCGCCGACCTTCGGGAACTGCTGACACAGCATCTGGCGGATACCCGCCGGGCCCAGGCCATGGGCCGCGCCGCCTTTGAACGGACCCAAACCGAACACCGCATGGAGCACCGGGTAAAGCGCATGCACGACTATCTTCGGGACGCGGGGTCGCATGCAGCCTCGGGCGACGAGGAAAACAAATGGTTCTGGCTTTCAGCCTTCGCGCTCCTGGAAGCGGGCCTCTGCGGCATCCCCGCAACCACCGTACTCAGGGAAATAACAGCGCTGAAACAGGACGCGGACGTCACCACGGCCCTGCTGCGGGCCCAGACCGGAAGCGGCAGCCGGGAAACCCTCGGCAACATGCAGGTGATCCTGGCCGGAAAGCTTCATGAACACAGCCTGGATATCAATGTGGCCGGAAGCATGCTGGCCCTCAGAAACGCCCAGGAACAAGCCTTCTGGGACTGCGCCAAGACCTTCTGGTACCGCCACCTTCAGACAACGGGAACAACAGCCCCGCAGCCGCCCCAAGACGCGCAGCACCTGTATTTGCTCTGGGCCAGGGAGTTGCGCAAGCAGGGGCGCATCCTCAAGTCGGGCTTCGCATTTGATCCGAAGCGCCACCTGCCCTCCACAGCCGTGGAATGCCTCATGGCCGTGCTGCACCAGGAACCGCAGCACCTGGAGGCTCTGCAACTGCTGGAGGCCATGACCAGGGATATCCGGGGACTGGAACAGAGTCGCGTGGGCTATTTGTCCATCCTGACGCTCTTCAAGCGAAACGACTGGAGAATGGGACTGGAATTGGCCCTGGCCAACCTGCGGGCCTTCCGGCTTCAGCCGGGGCTGGAGGAGCTGGCCGTGGCCCGGTCGCTGGCCCGGGAACAGGGGCAGCAGGCGCACTTCGAACGCAGCCTCAAGGCCAGGGACCCCTGGGGCAGGCTGCGACGCCTGCTGGGCGAAGATTAG
- a CDS encoding flagellar biosynthesis anti-sigma factor FlgM, with the protein MDDKWDGLEQALSNICSERGMARREAEAAVAPAPEEDRARKLEALKQQVRAGLYKPDIKDIARLLTSALNQGA; encoded by the coding sequence GTGGACGACAAGTGGGATGGCCTGGAACAGGCACTCAGCAATATCTGCTCGGAACGGGGCATGGCGCGCAGGGAAGCCGAAGCGGCAGTAGCGCCCGCTCCGGAAGAGGACCGGGCCCGCAAGCTCGAAGCGCTCAAGCAGCAGGTCCGGGCCGGTTTGTACAAGCCGGATATAAAGGATATAGCCCGTCTTCTGACATCCGCTCTGAATCAGGGAGCATGA
- the era gene encoding GTPase Era has product MNTHKFGMVALIGPPNAGKSTLMNQFLGQKVAIVSPRPQTTRNRISGILSTDESQVVFLDTPGIHRLRGKMNKFLLDSAWNALANCDVVTVMIDAALYASKPHLLDKEIAPLVKPVAKTGRPVLVAINKVDRVKDKPSLLPVLQKANEYWPEAEIFPVSALKGDGTRPLLDKILELIPEGPPMYPEDQVSTVPLRFMVSETIREKLFLSLRQELPYGTAVEIELWEEDPESGRVNISAVIYTSKKNHKGMIIGKQGATLKDIGSRARKEIQEMLDCRVHLELWVKVRDGWTEDPGFLRALGLGE; this is encoded by the coding sequence ATGAATACACATAAATTCGGCATGGTGGCCCTCATCGGACCGCCCAACGCAGGCAAGAGCACCCTCATGAACCAGTTCCTGGGGCAGAAGGTGGCCATTGTCTCCCCGCGTCCGCAGACCACCCGGAACCGCATCAGCGGCATCCTGAGCACGGACGAATCCCAGGTGGTCTTCCTGGATACGCCGGGCATCCACCGCCTGCGGGGCAAGATGAACAAGTTCCTGCTCGATTCGGCCTGGAACGCTCTGGCAAACTGCGACGTGGTCACGGTCATGATCGACGCGGCCCTGTATGCTTCCAAGCCCCACCTGCTGGACAAGGAAATCGCCCCGCTGGTCAAGCCCGTGGCCAAGACCGGCCGTCCCGTGCTGGTGGCCATCAACAAGGTGGACCGGGTCAAGGACAAGCCCTCGCTGCTGCCGGTGCTGCAAAAGGCCAACGAATACTGGCCCGAGGCGGAAATCTTCCCGGTTTCGGCGCTCAAGGGGGATGGAACCCGCCCCCTGCTGGACAAGATCCTGGAATTGATTCCGGAAGGTCCGCCCATGTACCCGGAGGATCAGGTTTCCACCGTTCCGCTTCGGTTCATGGTTTCGGAAACCATCCGGGAAAAGCTCTTTCTCTCCCTGCGTCAGGAACTGCCCTACGGCACGGCCGTGGAGATCGAACTCTGGGAGGAGGATCCCGAGTCTGGACGGGTGAACATCTCGGCCGTGATCTACACGTCCAAGAAGAACCACAAGGGTATGATCATCGGCAAGCAGGGCGCCACCCTCAAGGACATCGGCTCGCGGGCGCGCAAGGAGATCCAGGAAATGCTGGACTGCCGGGTGCACTTGGAGCTGTGGGTCAAGGTCCGGGACGGCTGGACCGAGGACCCCGGATTCCTGCGGGCCCTGGGACTGGGCGAATAG
- a CDS encoding carboxymuconolactone decarboxylase family protein, with the protein MQEPAEKAVELFRHMNKHRRDIFKAYQSFTSAIKKGSSIEGKYQSLILIACSILSQCDMCISLHVQNAATQGATKDEIIDAGLLAVAMGGSPKMMYMKYVYEEVAKLFDEEE; encoded by the coding sequence ATGCAGGAACCCGCAGAAAAAGCCGTTGAACTGTTCCGGCACATGAACAAGCACCGCCGCGACATCTTCAAGGCATACCAGAGCTTCACCTCGGCCATCAAAAAGGGCAGCTCCATCGAAGGCAAGTACCAGAGCCTGATCCTCATCGCCTGCTCCATCCTTTCCCAGTGCGACATGTGCATCTCGCTCCACGTGCAGAACGCGGCCACCCAGGGCGCCACCAAGGACGAGATCATCGACGCGGGCCTTCTGGCGGTTGCCATGGGCGGCTCCCCCAAGATGATGTACATGAAGTACGTGTACGAAGAGGTAGCCAAGCTCTTCGACGAAGAGGAATAG
- a CDS encoding cyclic nucleotide-binding domain-containing protein, whose product MDVLRSIPHFSDMQVDSLKVMALVCNHMNYQPGAEIFSAGDNDDRAYFLVEGAAEVVRQDERGETIVGTFEQGSFIGALALLANVKRLFTLRAKTPLKCLIIPRKKLSQALGQSGDGFKVFLKNIAASIVNWEEAQLRSGTCTENSLGTTGVSLL is encoded by the coding sequence ATGGACGTGCTGCGGTCCATTCCCCACTTCAGCGACATGCAGGTGGACTCCCTCAAAGTCATGGCCCTGGTGTGCAACCACATGAACTACCAGCCGGGAGCCGAGATCTTCAGTGCTGGCGACAACGACGACCGGGCCTACTTCCTGGTGGAAGGCGCGGCCGAGGTGGTGCGACAGGACGAACGGGGCGAAACCATCGTGGGCACGTTCGAGCAAGGGTCGTTCATCGGCGCGCTGGCGCTGCTGGCGAACGTGAAGCGCCTTTTCACCCTGCGTGCCAAGACCCCGCTGAAATGCCTGATCATCCCCCGCAAGAAACTCTCCCAGGCCCTGGGGCAGTCCGGCGACGGCTTCAAGGTGTTCCTGAAAAACATCGCCGCCAGCATCGTGAACTGGGAAGAGGCCCAGCTCCGTTCCGGCACCTGCACGGAAAACAGCCTGGGCACCACCGGGGTGAGCCTGCTGTAG